A DNA window from Acetilactobacillus jinshanensis contains the following coding sequences:
- a CDS encoding transglycosylase domain-containing protein, with protein MNQNNFGKQSKKSGSFFKYSDRVWQGIKAINHRYQIIRWLILIFLTLFLMMSIYMTYIAKTMDVSNLHSSLKRPTIIYDDSGHQAGQFSGQKGSYVGLKEISPNLPNAIISTEDRNFYHEHGFSVRGYGRAVLLMIKNKLLHRNYISGGGSTLTQQLVKNTYLTQQQTFNRKLKELFMSIQVANVYPKNDILTMYMNNAYFGNGVYGVQDASERYFGLPASKLPVQDAAILAGMLTNPGAFNPINHPKLSKERRNVVLYLMAENHKISMSKARALAKTPINVKNNYIYRSYYQYPYYFDAVINEAINRYGISESDIMNHGYRIYTTLNQKQQSDLQNNFRNKNNFPHNARDGAKVQAASIAMNPHTGGVTAVVGGRGKPVFRGYNRATQMTRQPGSTMKPLAVYTPALESGYRYDSKLLNKPKSYDHGTYTPKNYNNVYTGHVPMYKALAQSMNAPTVWLLNRIGVDKGFKSAEKFGIPLTNRDKNLALGLGGLSKGVSPQQMASAYTAFANKGTRTSPHYIRKIVNASGKVIVNNTGSTTHNVMSPGTAKQMTSMMLGVFDDGSGVDAKPNGYQVAGKTGSTQADNTGDSDATRDKWIVGYTPDVVLATWEGFDKTDRAQHLENLSGTGIGPLFKTEMQEIIPTTKETSFNVKDAQTIADKKNSSSSNNLDDFKQKASKVTADFDQGFDSVKKSTHQLFNKAKHFLE; from the coding sequence ATGAATCAAAACAATTTTGGTAAACAATCCAAAAAATCGGGATCTTTTTTCAAATATAGTGATCGAGTCTGGCAAGGTATTAAAGCCATTAATCATCGTTATCAAATTATTCGTTGGTTAATTCTGATATTTCTAACGTTATTTTTAATGATGAGTATCTACATGACGTATATCGCCAAGACGATGGACGTTAGTAATTTACATTCGTCTTTAAAACGACCGACCATTATTTATGATGATTCTGGTCATCAAGCAGGTCAATTTTCGGGGCAAAAAGGTAGTTACGTTGGCTTAAAGGAAATCTCACCAAATTTACCCAACGCTATTATTTCGACTGAAGACCGTAATTTTTATCACGAACATGGTTTCTCAGTCCGTGGTTATGGTCGTGCCGTTTTATTAATGATCAAAAATAAGCTGCTTCACCGTAACTACATCAGTGGTGGTGGTAGTACGCTAACTCAACAATTGGTTAAAAACACCTACCTAACCCAACAGCAAACCTTTAACCGAAAACTAAAGGAACTATTTATGTCGATTCAGGTTGCGAACGTTTATCCTAAAAACGACATTTTAACGATGTACATGAATAATGCTTACTTTGGTAACGGTGTCTATGGTGTTCAAGACGCTTCAGAAAGGTACTTTGGTCTACCGGCAAGTAAGTTACCGGTTCAGGATGCCGCAATCTTAGCCGGGATGTTGACTAATCCAGGTGCATTTAACCCGATTAATCATCCCAAATTGTCTAAGGAACGTCGGAATGTCGTCCTGTACCTGATGGCTGAAAATCATAAGATTAGCATGAGTAAGGCTCGTGCATTGGCAAAAACGCCGATTAACGTTAAAAATAATTATATTTACCGAAGTTATTATCAATATCCGTATTATTTTGACGCGGTTATTAATGAAGCCATTAACCGTTACGGAATTTCTGAATCGGATATTATGAATCATGGTTACCGAATTTACACGACTTTAAACCAGAAGCAGCAATCAGATTTACAAAATAATTTCAGAAATAAAAATAATTTTCCGCATAATGCCCGTGATGGTGCCAAGGTTCAAGCCGCATCAATTGCGATGAATCCACATACCGGTGGTGTTACAGCCGTTGTCGGTGGTCGTGGTAAACCCGTCTTCCGTGGCTATAATCGTGCTACTCAAATGACTAGACAACCTGGTTCAACCATGAAACCGTTAGCTGTTTATACACCAGCTCTGGAAAGTGGTTATCGTTACGATTCCAAATTGCTTAATAAACCGAAATCGTATGATCATGGTACGTATACACCAAAGAACTATAACAATGTCTACACGGGACACGTGCCAATGTATAAAGCATTAGCCCAAAGTATGAACGCACCGACCGTTTGGTTATTAAATCGAATTGGCGTTGATAAGGGCTTTAAATCAGCTGAGAAATTCGGGATTCCGTTAACTAATCGAGATAAGAACCTTGCTTTAGGCTTAGGCGGCTTATCCAAAGGTGTCTCGCCTCAGCAGATGGCCAGTGCATACACAGCGTTTGCTAATAAGGGGACCCGAACTTCGCCGCATTATATTCGTAAGATTGTTAATGCATCTGGTAAAGTGATCGTTAATAATACCGGTAGTACCACTCATAACGTGATGTCACCAGGAACGGCTAAACAGATGACCAGTATGATGCTAGGCGTCTTTGATGACGGTAGCGGTGTTGATGCTAAACCAAATGGTTATCAGGTTGCCGGCAAAACCGGTAGCACTCAAGCTGATAATACCGGTGATAGTGACGCCACCCGTGATAAATGGATCGTTGGCTACACACCAGACGTTGTCCTAGCTACTTGGGAAGGCTTTGATAAGACGGATCGTGCTCAGCATCTAGAAAACTTAAGTGGAACTGGAATTGGACCGTTATTTAAGACCGAAATGCAGGAAATCATTCCAACCACCAAGGAAACGTCGTTTAACGTTAAAGATGCCCAGACGATTGCCGATAAGAAGAATTCCAGTTCTTCAAATAATTTAGACGACTTTAAACAAAAAGCATCGAAAGTTACCGCTGATTTTGACCAGGGCTTTGATTCGGTTAAGAAGTCAACTCATC
- the argS gene encoding arginine--tRNA ligase, which produces MNYKQQIAKAVSNALNNKVSAKDILSKIEYPKTDKNGDLSFPCFVLAKVFHKNPKEIADNLVKKIDHTGFDKIEAVGPYLNFFFDRKQFSEDVLNNILKDGSHYGDNNIGKGRNVVIDMSSPNIAKPISMGHLRSTVIGNSIAQIMMKSGFKTIKDNHLGDWGTQFGKLITAYLKWGNKEAVEKDPINKLVKYYVHFHRVDKQHPELDDEARAWFKKLESGNKEAMDLWKWFRHVSLISFHKTYEKLGVKFDTHHGESFYRNMLPGVVKFLKQKGLLHKSQGAQVVDLSKYHLNPALILKSDGATLYITRDIACAIWRDRNYHPAMNIYVTGGEQIYYFKQLKAVLNEMGLPKNVHHVPFGLITENGKKLSTRSGRIILLNKVLDDAVRLAKKQIQEKNPTLPNKDEVAREVGVGAIIFGDLKNNRMDSINFNLKQQLQFEGETGPYVMYCRVRAESILRKAGKIDLKNADKDVKDPEAWNIIKSLNAFPKIVREAGKEFEPSDVAKYALHLSKDFNQYYAHSRILKKDPQLGARLSLVKSVSIVLKESMRLLGVKAPNRM; this is translated from the coding sequence GTGAATTATAAACAACAGATTGCTAAAGCAGTTTCTAACGCTTTAAATAATAAAGTTAGCGCTAAAGATATCTTATCTAAAATTGAATACCCAAAGACTGATAAAAATGGTGATTTATCATTCCCATGCTTCGTTTTAGCTAAGGTCTTTCATAAGAATCCAAAGGAAATTGCTGACAATTTAGTTAAGAAGATTGACCATACCGGCTTTGACAAAATTGAAGCCGTTGGCCCTTATTTAAACTTCTTCTTTGATCGCAAACAGTTTAGCGAAGACGTTTTAAATAACATCTTAAAAGATGGTTCCCATTATGGTGATAACAACATCGGTAAAGGTCGTAACGTTGTTATCGATATGTCTTCGCCTAACATTGCTAAACCGATTTCAATGGGTCATCTCCGTTCAACCGTAATTGGTAATTCAATTGCCCAGATCATGATGAAGAGTGGTTTTAAGACCATTAAGGATAATCACTTGGGTGATTGGGGCACCCAGTTCGGTAAGTTAATTACCGCCTACTTAAAGTGGGGTAATAAAGAAGCCGTTGAAAAGGACCCGATCAACAAGTTAGTTAAGTATTACGTTCATTTCCACCGCGTTGATAAACAGCATCCTGAATTGGATGATGAAGCCCGTGCCTGGTTCAAGAAGTTAGAATCAGGTAATAAAGAAGCCATGGACCTATGGAAATGGTTCCGTCACGTTTCCTTAATCTCATTCCATAAGACCTACGAAAAATTAGGTGTTAAGTTCGATACCCACCATGGTGAATCATTTTACCGTAACATGTTGCCAGGTGTCGTTAAGTTCCTTAAGCAAAAGGGCTTGCTTCATAAATCACAGGGTGCTCAAGTCGTTGATTTAAGTAAGTATCACTTAAACCCAGCCTTAATCTTAAAGAGTGATGGCGCAACACTTTACATCACCCGTGATATTGCTTGTGCTATCTGGCGTGATCGTAACTACCATCCGGCAATGAACATTTACGTCACCGGTGGTGAACAGATCTACTACTTCAAGCAGTTAAAAGCCGTTTTGAATGAAATGGGCTTACCAAAGAACGTTCATCACGTTCCGTTTGGCTTAATCACTGAAAACGGTAAGAAGTTATCTACACGTTCCGGACGCATTATTCTTTTGAATAAGGTCTTGGACGATGCCGTTCGTTTGGCTAAGAAGCAGATTCAAGAAAAGAACCCAACCTTACCTAATAAAGATGAAGTTGCTCGAGAAGTCGGTGTTGGTGCCATCATCTTCGGTGATCTTAAGAACAACCGAATGGACAGCATTAACTTCAACTTGAAGCAGCAGTTACAATTCGAAGGTGAAACTGGTCCTTACGTAATGTATTGCCGTGTTCGTGCCGAAAGTATCTTAAGAAAAGCCGGAAAAATCGACTTAAAGAATGCTGATAAGGATGTTAAGGATCCAGAAGCCTGGAACATCATTAAGTCGTTAAACGCATTCCCTAAGATCGTTCGTGAAGCTGGTAAAGAATTCGAACCATCTGACGTTGCCAAATACGCTTTACACTTATCCAAAGACTTTAACCAGTACTACGCTCATTCCCGAATCTTAAAGAAGGATCCACAATTGGGTGCTCGTCTATCATTAGTTAAGAGCGTTTCAATTGTATTGAAAGAATCGATGCGCTTATTAGGTGTTAAAGCACCAAACAGAATGTAA
- a CDS encoding DUF1516 family protein, whose translation MWITLNFLFWLFLLIFALVGLNRHSSKKLVKCLILSRIFYICLIISQVMITFYYFKSRPVVVSISGILCLVSAALVETDFRKKQSGNFGKFTLDVVFAVLLIYMIFQTWSILPTSVY comes from the coding sequence ATGTGGATTACACTTAACTTTTTGTTTTGGCTATTTCTTCTAATTTTTGCTTTGGTCGGCTTAAATCGACATTCATCCAAGAAATTAGTCAAATGCTTAATTCTTTCCAGAATTTTTTACATCTGCTTAATCATTAGTCAAGTTATGATCACCTTTTACTACTTTAAATCTCGACCGGTCGTTGTTAGCATCAGCGGAATTCTTTGCTTGGTAAGTGCTGCCTTGGTTGAAACTGACTTCAGAAAGAAGCAGAGCGGTAATTTTGGTAAATTCACACTTGACGTTGTCTTCGCGGTTTTACTGATTTACATGATCTTCCAAACTTGGTCGATTTTACCAACTTCGGTTTATTAA
- a CDS encoding class Ib ribonucleoside-diphosphate reductase assembly flavoprotein NrdI, producing the protein MEMAKLFNNIQPHEITDQSDLVIIPHKYFVFVPTYVRGVQFDAYHRVDDSSLPENIEEMDTLTMNDELGYHHNYKNCLGLIGSGNRNFGVDCYCWTARHYHHKYGIPLIADYEIRGNLQEENIINHRMVKIWNRKTNYHVTFHPYKMINSRLAALEKKYGKDLQGKDI; encoded by the coding sequence ATGGAAATGGCTAAATTATTCAACAATATCCAGCCGCATGAGATTACTGATCAAAGTGATTTGGTCATAATCCCACACAAATATTTTGTGTTCGTGCCGACCTACGTCCGTGGTGTTCAATTTGATGCTTACCACCGTGTCGATGATTCATCACTTCCTGAGAATATCGAAGAAATGGACACCCTGACGATGAATGACGAATTAGGTTATCATCACAATTATAAAAATTGCCTAGGATTAATTGGCTCTGGTAACCGTAATTTTGGAGTCGACTGTTATTGCTGGACGGCTCGCCATTATCATCATAAATATGGGATCCCGTTGATCGCTGACTATGAAATTCGTGGTAATCTTCAGGAAGAAAACATCATTAATCACCGGATGGTCAAAATCTGGAATCGTAAAACTAATTATCACGTTACTTTCCATCCGTATAAAATGATTAATTCTCGATTAGCCGCTTTAGAAAAGAAATACGGTAAAGATCTGCAAGGAAAGGATATCTAA
- a CDS encoding DMT family transporter, whose product MKTKETMVTKGIMWAFASSAMFGISTTVLQFVSQGEAIPAPWFLSVRTLFAGLILLVISAFIYGKHIFDIFKSVMGVISLVAYAIFGLGANLLTFYLSVQNGNSAMSAILQYLAPLFVVIGMIIFQHKRPLWTDLLVFIIAMVGVTFALTKGDFSELSIPMVSLFWGIGSGLTQALYIVLPRPLVKRHYPPMLILGWGALIAGVLFNINRPVWVGVPKINMALILSVGCMILIGTVIPFIIVLHSTKFASSEVISLVDATEPIVTFILSIIFFSLQVNAIELIGAGMVIVAIAILQLSHGHLEKKAEKLNN is encoded by the coding sequence ATGAAAACAAAGGAAACAATGGTGACGAAGGGGATTATGTGGGCCTTTGCGTCTTCAGCAATGTTCGGGATCTCAACCACCGTTCTTCAATTCGTTTCGCAGGGTGAAGCGATTCCAGCGCCGTGGTTCTTGTCTGTAAGAACGTTATTCGCCGGACTGATTTTATTAGTAATTAGTGCTTTTATATATGGTAAACATATCTTTGATATCTTTAAGTCAGTTATGGGTGTGATTAGTTTAGTTGCTTACGCCATTTTTGGTTTAGGCGCTAATTTATTAACGTTTTATTTAAGTGTTCAAAATGGTAATTCCGCAATGTCAGCAATTCTGCAGTATTTAGCACCGCTTTTTGTTGTCATTGGGATGATCATCTTTCAGCATAAACGACCGTTATGGACGGATTTATTGGTCTTTATTATTGCCATGGTTGGTGTGACGTTCGCACTAACGAAAGGTGATTTCTCGGAATTATCAATTCCGATGGTTTCGTTGTTCTGGGGGATTGGCTCTGGTTTGACCCAAGCTTTGTACATTGTATTACCAAGACCATTGGTAAAAAGGCATTATCCACCGATGTTAATCCTAGGTTGGGGCGCTTTAATTGCTGGAGTACTGTTTAACATCAATCGTCCCGTCTGGGTTGGCGTTCCTAAGATTAATATGGCTTTAATTCTAAGCGTTGGCTGTATGATCTTGATTGGGACTGTAATTCCGTTTATTATCGTTCTGCATTCCACTAAGTTTGCTTCGTCCGAAGTTATTAGTTTAGTGGACGCTACTGAACCGATCGTTACTTTTATTTTAAGCATTATTTTCTTTAGTCTTCAGGTTAACGCGATTGAATTAATCGGGGCTGGGATGGTCATTGTGGCCATTGCAATTCTTCAGTTATCGCATGGCCATCTAGAGAAAAAGGCTGAGAAACTAAATAATTAA
- a CDS encoding aminotransferase class I/II-fold pyridoxal phosphate-dependent enzyme, protein MDMSNQMSTFVQNIKPNEILSFNQKISGIPNLIKLTLGEPDFNTPDHIKQAGIKAIKDNESHYTNPRGILPLRQAISKFLKDKYGLHYNPKSQIVVTSGVTESIRAVFSAILNPGDEVIIPTPIFSIYTPNVICDGGKPVIVNVSNDNYLLTPQRLEATLKAHPKTKALVLNFPNNPVGNTYTKAQLEALANVIKKHHIFCICDEIYSELTYNQPHTSMGTLLPDQAIVMNGVSKTFAMTGWRVGFVCGPTNVITGVNNLHVLDVTSVTTCAQYAALEAFKNGYDDGPKMRKVYKKRRDILRAGLSKAGFTSPEPSGAFYIFAKIPSQFTQDSFKFAYQLAKEAHVGTIPGNAFGPGGDGHIRISYAASTDNIKEAVRRIQKFVKTHKD, encoded by the coding sequence ATGGACATGTCAAATCAAATGAGTACGTTTGTTCAGAATATCAAACCAAACGAGATTTTAAGTTTTAATCAGAAAATTTCTGGGATTCCAAATTTAATCAAATTAACTTTAGGTGAACCTGATTTCAATACTCCTGACCACATTAAGCAGGCTGGTATTAAAGCGATTAAGGATAACGAAAGCCATTATACTAATCCGCGTGGTATTTTACCTTTACGTCAGGCCATTTCAAAGTTCTTAAAGGATAAGTATGGTTTACATTATAATCCGAAGAGTCAGATCGTTGTTACATCAGGAGTTACGGAATCAATTCGTGCCGTCTTCAGTGCGATCTTAAATCCTGGTGACGAAGTCATTATTCCAACTCCAATCTTTTCGATTTATACGCCAAACGTTATCTGTGATGGTGGTAAACCGGTAATCGTTAACGTATCGAATGATAACTATTTATTAACACCGCAACGATTAGAAGCCACTCTTAAAGCTCATCCTAAGACCAAAGCCTTAGTCTTGAACTTCCCTAATAACCCGGTTGGTAATACTTACACCAAGGCACAGCTTGAGGCATTGGCCAATGTTATTAAAAAGCACCACATCTTCTGTATATGTGATGAAATTTACAGTGAATTAACTTATAATCAACCGCATACTTCAATGGGAACCTTATTACCTGATCAAGCTATCGTTATGAACGGAGTATCCAAGACGTTTGCGATGACCGGCTGGCGAGTCGGCTTCGTTTGTGGACCTACGAATGTAATCACCGGTGTTAATAATTTACACGTCCTGGACGTTACCTCCGTAACCACCTGTGCACAATACGCTGCATTAGAAGCCTTTAAGAATGGTTACGATGACGGTCCAAAGATGCGTAAAGTTTACAAGAAACGTCGTGACATCTTACGTGCTGGTCTATCTAAAGCTGGTTTTACTAGTCCTGAACCAAGCGGTGCTTTCTATATCTTTGCCAAGATTCCAAGTCAGTTTACTCAGGACAGTTTTAAGTTTGCTTACCAGTTAGCTAAGGAAGCTCACGTTGGCACAATTCCAGGCAATGCTTTTGGACCTGGTGGCGACGGCCACATTCGAATTAGTTACGCCGCCAGTACAGATAACATCAAAGAAGCGGTTCGTCGAATTCAGAAATTTGTTAAAACCCACAAGGATTAA
- a CDS encoding aminotransferase class I/II-fold pyridoxal phosphate-dependent enzyme produces MDLSKDMNNIVMAPWTGLYSFNFKIAKIPDLINLMLGEPGFNTPMHVKEAAVKSIWDNHSHYTDPRGLLSLRTNASQYLKRKYHLNYDPKTQMIVTTGVSEGLNSTLTAILNPGDEVIVPTPGYPFYIPNILLHGAKPIYIDTSKDGFYIKPDRLNQILKSHPKVKALILNYPDNPTGITYDQEQLEDLAEVIQRYHVFCLCDEIYSELTYDHPHYSMGNLLPEQSIVFNGVSKAFAMTGWRIGIVCGPAKVINGINKVHSITVTAPNTFAQYAASEAFKNGYKDDVKTRDAYRVHRDILKHGLESLGFDCANPQGAFYMFPKIPAKYGANSMKFALSLARNARVGVVPGSIFGPDGEGHVRITFAASLEKINEALKRIKLYVQSH; encoded by the coding sequence TTGGATTTATCTAAGGACATGAATAATATTGTAATGGCACCTTGGACTGGCCTTTACAGTTTTAATTTTAAGATTGCTAAAATTCCAGATTTAATTAATTTAATGTTGGGTGAACCAGGATTTAACACCCCGATGCACGTTAAAGAAGCGGCCGTAAAATCAATTTGGGATAACCATAGCCATTACACGGACCCTCGAGGCCTTTTAAGTTTAAGAACTAACGCTAGCCAATATCTTAAGCGTAAGTATCATTTAAATTATGATCCGAAGACGCAAATGATTGTCACGACGGGCGTTAGTGAGGGCCTTAACTCAACGTTGACCGCCATTTTGAATCCTGGAGACGAAGTGATCGTTCCTACACCTGGTTATCCGTTTTACATTCCGAATATTTTATTGCACGGTGCTAAACCGATTTACATTGATACATCTAAAGATGGCTTTTATATTAAGCCTGATCGGTTAAATCAAATTCTAAAAAGTCACCCCAAGGTAAAAGCACTAATTTTAAACTATCCGGATAACCCGACGGGGATTACTTATGATCAAGAGCAATTAGAAGATCTTGCTGAGGTTATTCAACGGTATCATGTCTTTTGCCTTTGTGATGAAATTTACAGTGAATTAACGTATGATCATCCGCATTATTCAATGGGTAATTTATTACCAGAACAGTCGATCGTTTTTAACGGTGTATCAAAGGCTTTCGCAATGACTGGTTGGCGGATTGGGATCGTTTGCGGTCCCGCTAAAGTTATCAATGGAATTAATAAAGTGCATTCGATCACCGTAACCGCACCAAACACCTTTGCTCAATATGCCGCAAGTGAAGCCTTTAAAAATGGTTATAAAGATGACGTTAAGACTCGTGATGCCTATAGGGTTCACCGAGATATTCTAAAACACGGTCTTGAATCTTTAGGCTTTGATTGTGCTAATCCACAGGGCGCTTTCTATATGTTCCCAAAGATTCCTGCTAAATACGGAGCCAACAGCATGAAATTTGCGTTGTCACTAGCTAGAAATGCACGTGTGGGTGTTGTCCCTGGTAGCATTTTTGGTCCTGATGGAGAAGGTCACGTCAGGATTACGTTTGCCGCAAGTCTCGAAAAGATTAATGAAGCTCTGAAACGGATTAAGTTATACGTTCAAAGCCACTGA
- a CDS encoding aspartate/glutamate racemase family protein, which produces MKRFFTILGGMGTEATESYIHLLNLRTPAHSDQDYLNYILVNHATIPDRTSYIMDHSKPNPLPALLDDVRQQNLLHPEFYALPCNTAHYFYKQISDAANAPVLHMPKEAVAEISKRYPNAKRVGLIATQGTLADHIYDADIKNHGYQLVLPDKHVEAETMHLIYHDVKANNDADPKLYHHILAEMVNQFHCDVIILGCTELSLAQERAGNHRYPVIDAQAVLVDHSIQLAEKDQKNK; this is translated from the coding sequence ATGAAGCGATTTTTTACAATTTTGGGTGGAATGGGTACTGAAGCCACCGAGAGTTATATTCATCTCTTAAATTTAAGAACGCCTGCTCATTCCGATCAAGATTATTTAAATTACATCTTGGTTAACCACGCCACGATTCCGGACCGGACGAGTTACATCATGGATCACAGTAAACCAAATCCATTACCGGCATTGTTAGATGACGTTCGCCAGCAGAATCTGTTGCATCCGGAATTCTATGCATTGCCGTGTAATACCGCGCACTACTTCTATAAACAGATCAGTGATGCTGCTAACGCACCGGTTTTGCATATGCCGAAAGAAGCCGTTGCTGAAATTAGTAAACGGTATCCGAACGCCAAACGAGTTGGTTTAATTGCCACTCAAGGAACGTTAGCTGATCATATCTATGATGCTGACATCAAGAATCATGGCTATCAGTTGGTGTTACCTGATAAACACGTTGAAGCTGAAACGATGCATCTGATTTATCACGATGTCAAGGCTAATAACGATGCTGATCCAAAGTTGTATCACCATATCTTGGCTGAAATGGTTAACCAATTTCATTGTGACGTTATTATTCTGGGTTGTACCGAATTATCGTTAGCTCAGGAACGAGCTGGCAATCATCGGTATCCGGTAATTGATGCCCAGGCCGTTCTGGTTGATCATTCAATTCAATTGGCCGAAAAGGATCAGAAGAATAAGTAA
- a CDS encoding carboxylate--amine ligase codes for MNKQPKFTVILLGSDFNVYGMARSLYSKYGQPIKAYAQRQFSPTRFTKIVNLTTIPGFASDPVWIQTMRKLKKKYASHKEPVILIGCSDGYAELISKHKDELSDVFDCPYVDYKEIKQLNDKENFYHVCDKYHLPYPKTQIITRKMYDDKSPIKQPFGYPVELKPANSVEWLKIQFKGRRKTFTIKSEKEFRHIVYEIYSHGYQSDLILQDFIPGDDSNMRVLNAYVDKYHKVRMMCLGHPLLEDCTPSQIGNYVAILPEYNKKIYDTVKKFLEAIKFVGYANFDIKFDRRDDSFKVFEINLRQGRSSFYVSLNGYNLADWAVQDYAFDSLKGKPCVYANKDPKKYMLWLGVGKNVFKHYTKDSPDKRTAMKLIKEGRYGRTFWYRKDRNFHRWLLLKWIDHNYTKNFEKYFALTKE; via the coding sequence ATGAATAAGCAACCAAAATTTACCGTCATTCTATTAGGTAGTGATTTCAATGTCTATGGAATGGCTAGATCTTTATACAGTAAATATGGTCAACCCATTAAAGCTTATGCCCAGCGTCAATTTTCACCAACCCGCTTTACTAAGATCGTTAATTTAACCACGATTCCTGGCTTTGCTAGCGATCCGGTTTGGATTCAGACGATGCGGAAATTAAAGAAAAAGTACGCTTCGCATAAAGAACCCGTTATTTTAATCGGGTGCAGTGATGGTTACGCTGAATTAATTTCCAAACATAAGGACGAATTAAGCGACGTTTTTGATTGTCCTTACGTTGATTATAAGGAAATTAAACAGTTAAATGATAAGGAAAACTTCTACCACGTTTGTGATAAGTATCATCTTCCTTACCCTAAGACTCAGATCATCACCCGTAAGATGTATGATGACAAGTCACCAATCAAGCAACCATTTGGTTACCCTGTTGAATTAAAACCCGCCAACAGTGTTGAATGGCTTAAGATTCAATTTAAGGGCCGTCGTAAGACCTTCACCATTAAGAGTGAAAAGGAATTCAGACACATCGTTTATGAAATCTATAGTCATGGCTATCAGTCTGACCTGATCTTACAGGACTTTATTCCTGGTGACGACAGTAACATGCGTGTCTTGAACGCCTATGTTGATAAGTATCATAAGGTTCGCATGATGTGCTTAGGTCATCCGTTATTAGAAGACTGTACGCCATCTCAGATTGGTAATTATGTTGCCATTTTGCCTGAATACAATAAGAAAATTTATGATACCGTCAAAAAGTTCTTGGAAGCCATCAAATTTGTTGGTTACGCTAACTTCGATATTAAGTTCGATCGTCGTGACGACTCGTTTAAAGTCTTTGAAATTAACTTACGTCAGGGACGCAGTAGCTTCTACGTTTCCTTAAATGGTTACAACTTAGCTGACTGGGCTGTTCAGGATTATGCCTTTGATAGCTTAAAGGGTAAGCCTTGCGTTTATGCTAACAAAGATCCAAAGAAATACATGCTTTGGTTAGGTGTTGGTAAGAACGTCTTCAAGCATTACACCAAAGATAGTCCTGATAAACGGACCGCAATGAAGTTGATTAAAGAGGGTCGTTACGGTCGAACGTTCTGGTACCGTAAAGACCGTAATTTCCATCGTTGGTTATTACTTAAATGGATCGATCATAATTACACCAAGAATTTTGAAAAGTACTTTGCATTAACGAAAGAATAA